GGGCCAATTTTTTCAGGACGAAATTGCAGCCCCGCTGGACGCGCAATTCTTTATCGGATTGCCCGATCGGATCCCCGACGAATGGATCAGTCGTACCCATGGCTATCCGCGAGTCCGAGCGTTGGCGCACCTCAACGAACTTCCACCGGGCATGATCCTGTCAGGCATTTGGCCTCGATCATTAACCGCCCGCTCGGTGAACTTCATGCGATTAAGCGATCCTGCGGTTCTGGCGAATCCAGAATTTCGACGAGTCGAAATCCCATCGGCTGGTGGTTTCGGCCAAGCCCGAGCGGTCGCCCGGATCTATGACGCGTTGGCTCGCGGTGGCGATGAGTTGGGCCTGACAGATCAGACCTTTGCCGAGCTATGCCGACCGGCTGAACTGCCCAACGCGGGTTCTCGAGATGCCGTCTTGAAGCTCGATGTCGCTTATGGAATGGGCTTTTCTAAACCGAGTCACGGATTCCAATTCGGAAGTGATGCTTCCGCGTTTGGCTGTCCTGGTGCAGGCGGTTGTTTTGGCATGGCCGATCCGTCGGCACAATTGTCATTCGCTTACCTGACCAACACGATGAGCTTCCGGATCTTTGACGACCCCAGGGAACGGGCCATCCGCGAAGCGATGTATCGCTGTGCCAAGTCCACAACGGGCATCAGAAGAAGCCTCGCAGCATAAGCAACTCGCTAGATCCACGAACGTCTTCCCCGCGTTATCAATCGCGATGACGCGGGTTATTGAGAACGAGTCGTCTCCGATCCGGACCGCTTTTCAAAGAATCGTCCTAGTGGTCCCGCCAAGATGGCTGGCAGCATAATCAGGTCTCCAATCAACGCGGAGATCAATAGCACGACCATTAAGTAAGCGAAGTGCAGGACTGGCACAAATGAGCTGAGCGCGAACACGATCAATCCACTCGAACAGATCAGCGTCGTATGGACCATCGCGCCGGAACAACGACCAAACGCGTCGCGAATCGCCTCATGCCGCGATAGGCCATCATCGATGCCGCGCCGGAACCAAGTCAGCAGGTGAACGGTATCGTCCACCGCGATCCCTAGCGCGGCACTGGCTGTCATCACCGATCCGATCTGGACCGGAATCCCAAACCACTGTACCCCGCCAAACACGATCACTGCGGGAAAGATATTCGGCAGCATCGTTAGGCAGGTCGCGCTGACGCTTCGCAGCACAAACACCAATACAAATGCGATGATTCCGAAGGCGACGATAAAGCTTCGGAACAGGTCCATCAGCAGTTGGCGTTGAGCTTTGTAGATCAGCGGGATGACCCCGGTGAACGTCCCTTTGACGCCTTGTTCATCCAATAAAGGCCGCACAGTGCTTTCGATACGCTCGGCTAACAACCCGTAGTCCAGGTTGCCGATCGCGTTGGCACGCACCGAAATCCGCCAGAGGATTTCGTTAGGCGTTTCACTAAGGAACCTAGCCTCGGTCAGCTGATCGTGAATCGATTTGCCGTTGATGATCTTGCGGGCGATGATATCGCGAACGCTATGACCGCGCGGAAGCGGCGGACTGAAATTAAATGCCGACATCGTGGTGACATAGTCGCCTAAGGCGGCGATCTGAGCTTGGGCTTTGGCAACCAGCTTGATCTGTTCGACACGATCGCGTTGGTCGTCTTTGCCAAAGTGGATAACGACCTCCAGTGGAACCATCGGGCCGACTTTTTCTTCCAGCCAACGATAGTCGTTGATCACGTCACTGTCGGGAAGAAAGCGATCTTGCAACCGGACGGTCGATTCAATCGAGGGGATTCTTGCGCCGCAGACCACCATGACGATCAGGCACCCGATCGCAAGAACGGCATGATGCCGGATAACCCAGTTGCCAAATCGTTTTGCCGCTGCGGATTGTTCGGGAGTCGGTTTGATACGCACCTTCGGTGGAAACGCGATCAGCGCCGAAGGCAACAGCACAAACAAGACGATCACGCCTAGAACGACACCGATCGAAGAAAATAGACCGAATTCTTGAATCGGTTCGATCTTGCTGAAGATCAAAGAGATCAGCCCAATGGCGGTGGTCAGTGCGGCCAGTGAACAGGGAACCCAACCGTGCTCAACCGCCAATCGCACCGGCGACTTGCTCAGTTCGGGATGGCGTCTGGCATCGCGATAGTAGTTTGCCAAATGGACTGCCGAAGAAACCGTCAACACGTAGATCAGTGGCGGCAGCATCGTCATCAACAAGTTCATGCGGCTGCCGGTGACGAACAAGACTCCCAATCCGAGCGCGGTGCAGTAGATCGCGACCAGCAAGACTGAAATGGCAAGGCGAATGCTTTGCAGCCGAAACGTCGCGACACAGAAAGACGCGATCGCGGACAGTCCGGCGAGACCGAAAAGCAGCTTGCGACTTTCGGCATCGATCATCGCGGCATCAACCGTCGGACCGGCAAGCTTCAAGTCTGACTCGGCAATCCCGGCAACCTCGAGAGCTTGCTGTTGGATCGTGTCGACCGCTGCGGTTCGATTGTCTTGACCCTCGGGAGCGGTTGTCAGAATCAGGCAGGTTGATTGCTTGTCGCTGCCGATCAGTGAACCTTCGATCCGTTTGATCGCAGCGGCTTCGCTGAGATTCAGCGGCGCTCCGGTCAGCTGTTCCAGCGTCGATTGGCCCGTTCTGACCGCAGAAAAATACGGTGATTCGGCCAGTGCCGCGCTAAGCTCGGTCGCACGTGGATCGTTGATGGTGCAGCCTGGCCAACTGACCACGGCGATTTCATCGGTCCCAAATTGCTCGCCGAACCAGTCGTACGTATCCGTCGCCGCAAACGACTTGGGCAGCCATTGCCGGGGATCGTTGGAAGTGCTTTTGAGTGCCCGTACGGCGGCGAAAAAGACCAGCGGAGAAATCAGCAGTGCGAACAGCAGAATCGCATGAGCTCGTTTTTTGGAGAGGATCGACTCCGATTGGGAATGAACACCGCCTTCGGTTTGGGCGGAGTCTCCAGGCTGGTCTTCGTTATCGGAGCTGGACAAGACAATCTATTCGGCGAAGCAGGTAGGCAAGAACCCTTCCAAAAGATCCGCAAAGGCTTCGGGCCGTTCCCAATTGGGTGCATGTCCGCAATCGTCGATAAACTCCAGCCGTGAACCTTTGATACGACGCTGGAATTCACGACCGGTTGATGGCGGAGTGATGGTGTCTTGGTGTCCCCAGATGATCATCGTCGGGAGATCCAGTTTTGACAGTTCGTTTTCGACCGTCCGGTCCCGTGTCGCCCTGGAAACACGCAAAATGAATCGCACGTAGTCGCGGTCGGTGACCGATTTGTACCAATCGTCGATCAACTCTTCGGTGACCAATTCCTGGCGATAAACGATGTCACCGACAGTTTTACGAATGAACTCGCGTGACGGACGTGGACGCATGCCTCCGATCGGGCTGCGTTCGAACAGGCCCGCGCTGCCGGCCAGGACAAGGCCTTTGGCGTAATCTTTCTGGCTGGCACAAAGGTCGATCGCGACCAGACCGCCAAGAGAATTGCCGCACAGCACGAAAGGTTCAATCTGCATCGCGTCGATCATCTGCCGAACCTGAGCACTCAGGTCAGCGATCGCATTGATACCGTGCTTTCGTCGTCCCGGCTGGTAGTCGACAGGCAGCTGTGGCGCGATGACGCGATACTTGTCGGCGAGCCGCTCCATCACGTTTTGCCAGTGGAGAGGCGAGCCGAACAAACCATGCAAAAACAGCACGGTTTGGTCACCACTGCCCATGTCGACAGTGCGTTCCGGATCAATTCCGGTGTTTTTTTCGGCCTGCGTATCGGAAGAGCGTTTAAGAAGCACAGACGAAATTCAGTCAAGCGAAGTAAGAAAAACCTAGACAAGAACAGGCTCGAGGGGACCGTTCGGGCCTCCATAAAGCAGTCCCGTCCTACCAACACCCTATCGCTCCTGCGGGCCGCATTCTATATGCAACTGCGATCTTGGTCGAATCGGATTCTTTTGACGAGGCTAAATTTTGCAGTCCTCCAAATTTATTGCGTAAGACGGGGGATTTAGCGAAGTACCTGATCTTGCGGATTCTTCGCCCCCCCTGTTTGAGACCGCATGAAAATGCTTGCAACTGTGGCTTCGTCATGTTGGGGCTCCGACATTCGGAATCGACATTTCGTCGTCTTCACGACAGCCGCTCCTGTGGGGGTACGGCTGACCGCATCGGCGTGTCGCTTAAAATGATCCCACGCCACCGTTCGCTTCACCGCGAATCGAAGTTTTCACGAACTCCATTCTCACCCCAAGTTTTGATCTCATGCGACTGCGAAATATGCGTTTTCAGCTTGCAGCCCTGCTTTGTTTGATCACCGCCTGCAATTCGTCTGCAGACTGGCCCGGCTGGATGGGCCCGAATCGGGATAATCGCCCCGACGATCTAAAGCTGCCAAAAGACTTTGCCAGTCAACCACCCAAAGTTCTTTGGCGTACTTCGACCGATGGTGGATATTCCGGGCCCGCGGTCAGCGATGGGAGGATCTACGTAAGCGACTACCGATCCGGCGAAGATAACTCGGTGGCCAATTTTGAACGAAAACAGATCACCGGTCGTGAACGCGTCCGCTGTCTTGATGCCACGTCGGGAGCCGAACTTTGGAGCCACGCCTATCCGGTTTCCTATTCGATTTCGTATCCCGCGGGACCACGATGTACGCCAACGGTCGACGATGACCGGGTTTATTCGCTCGGAGCCGAAGGCGAACTGATTTGCTTTAAGACCGAGGACGGCGAAATTGTTTGGAGCAAAAACCTTCCACGCGAATATTCCACCAAAGCCGCGTTGTGGGGCTACGCCAGTCATCCTCTGATCGATGGCGACAAATTGATTTGCGTCGTCGGGGGCTCGGGATCGCACATCGTCGCGTTTAACAAATACACCGGCGAAGAGATTTGGCGACAAGGCACCGCTTCCGAACAAGGCTACGTTCCGCCAACCATCATCAACGCCGGAGGCACGCGACAGCTCATTACGGCCAGTCCGGATGCGATCAATAGCTTGGATCCGGAAACCGGAAAGCCTTTCTGGTCCAAACCCTACGAAGCGACAAACGGATCCATCATCATGTCGCCGATCGTGGCAAAGATCGACGGCCAGTCGTATCTGTATCTCGCGGGATATTCCAACAAGAACCTGCTGCTGAAACTGTCCGAGACCACGCCTGCTGCAGAAGTCGTCTGGCAAGATGTCAATAAACACGCCGTCTCGCCAGTCAACGTCCAACCGATCCTAGACGGCAAGATGCTTTATGGTTTTGATCAGAAAGGGGCGCTGATGGGAATCGAGTTGCCATCTGGCGAACGCCAATGGGAAACCGGCCAACCGATCTCGGAGCGACCGATTCAATCGGCTACCGCGTTCATCATGGCTCCAAAAGGTGACGATCGGTATTTGATGTTCACCGAACTGGGTGATTTGGTGATCGCCGAGATGAACCAGGCAGGATTCAACGAGATCGACCGCGCCCACGTGATCGATCCGACCGGAGTCGCTTTTGGCCGACGTGTCGTCTGGAGTGCACCAGCAGTTGACGATGGCAAATTGTTCATTCGCAACGACAAAGAAGTGATCTGCGTTCAAATCGCTCCGCAGTAATCAGCCATCTCCGCCATGACCGCATGAGGGGGTTACCGCTGTCTACTGGCGACCTATTGGCAACTTCCGGGGTTTCCTTCCCGGCTGCGCACGCACAACCCCTTCGACAAAACGTAGATTCTAGAATCCTGTTCTAAGGTTTTTCCGCGCCGATCGTTGTTTCGGTGCATGGATCCGCGTTCCTTTTCTAAGCCTGCGGTTGGCGATGAAGCAGACCGATTCCCAATTCGATCCATCCGATCAAGCCCGGCCTGGTTCTCCAGACCAAGCGGGCACTGACGGTTGGCTGTCCGAGGCGTTTCGCGACAACGAATTGGCGTTGATGGGTTATGCGACGCACTTGGTAAAAGATCGGGATCGTGCAAACGATTTGGTCCAGGATGTTTTTTTGCGGTTGTGTAGGCAGCCTCAGGGAAAACTGAAAGGCCGAGTTCGGCAATGGCTGTTTCGTGTCTGTCGAAACCGTGCGTTGGACATCATGAAAAAGGAAGGCCGCATGAAACCGTTGGACGACACCGTCGCCGAAAAGGAAGTCAGTCGTGATGTCGATCCAATCGCGAAAGTCGAATTGGCCGAACGCTATAGCGATGCGATGGATCTACTAGGCAACTTGCCCGAAAGACAACAAGAAGTGATCCGATTGAAAATCGAAGGCGGACTGAGTTATCGCGAAATCAGCCACGCGACCGGCCTGAGCGTCGGAAACGTTGGTTACCTACTTAGCACCGGTCTAAAAACCGTACGCGAACGCCTCACGACGACTGAGACCGAAAACTAGAAGGCCATTGGTGATGAAACCTCCCTCCGATTCCGATCTGCCTGCAGATTCCAATCAGTACAACCAGTGGTTGAATGAACAAGCGACCGCGTACGTCTTCAACGAACTGACCGCTCAGCAGCAAGCCGAGTTTGTCAGCCTGATGAACGAATCCGAAAGCCTTCGCGAAATGGTCAACTCGATTCGTGATGCCGCAGCGACTTTGCAAGGTGAGTTCGCTTCGGTCTCTCGTCCGCTGCAAACTAACAATCGAAACGCCATCGAAGCAGCCATACGCCAAGCCGAACGTTTCCCCGCCCCTCCTGTCGAAGCGTACCGCCCCCAATCGTCATCCAGTTCGTTCGGCTGGGGACTCGCAATCGCCGCGACACTGTTGCTGGCCTGTGGACTTACCTTTCCTGCGCTCAATCGTGTGATCTCGGCGCGGACCGAAACGGAATTCCTAAGATCCCGCATGCAGGAAGTCGAACGCCAAAACCGCGAACTGGCCGACCGTAACCAACAGTTCGAAAATCAAATTCAAGAACTTCGGACCCAACTGGCAGCTGACCGCAAACGACAATTGGATTCCGAATCTGCGATCCCGATCATCGCTGACGCAACAGGAAATACACGATCACCTGATCCAAATGGCGTCACCGGCGACGTGACTGATGCGGGCACGGCGACCACCAATGTGTCCGATATTGCCATGTCAGGAAGCAACAACGATTCACGACCGGTTCGGGCAGCGGATATAGCCACTGATGCCGACAATGAAGTGCGAATCGCTGACGTTGACCGCGATCGAGACATCGCGGCAGAAGTCCTGGCGACGGAACGCATGATGGATGACACATTGAAGTCCAACACCGGTAGCTTTGCACAATCGATTGCCGGTCCTCGACGCGGCCTATTCGAATCGGCCGCCGTCATCCCTGTCTCTTCCTTCCCGGTCTCCGTCGAAAATGACTCTTACTTGAACGTTCGGCAGCTGCTGGCGAAGAAACGTTTGCCAACAACAAACCAGGTGCGCGTCGAACAGCTCGTCAATCACTTCGACTACGAATACAAAGCTCCCGAACAATCCGACGCATTCTCCGTCTCGATGGACATCGCGTCTTGCCCCTGGAATCCATCGAACCGTTTGGCGCGAATCGGAATCCAAGGCCGCCAAAACAACGAACCTCGACGCCCGGCAAACTTGGTGTTCTTGATTGACGTCTCAGGGTCAATGAACCAAGCCGAGAAACTGCCCTTGGCGACACGTGGGCTGATGACGATTGCCGATCAATTGGATAAAGATGACTCGATCGCGATTGTGGTCTACTCGGGCTCAAAAGGCTCTGCCAAGGGGCTCGTGCTGGACGCGACGACCGGAAACCATAAACGAGAGATCGTCGACGCGATCGCTCAGTTGCGTAGCGGCGGATCAAATAAACAAACAGGGCCGATTCAGCTGGCTTACAAGATCGCCAAACAACGCTACATCCCCGGTGGTAACAACAGCGTCGTTCTTTGCACCGATGACGATTGCAACGTCGGCTTCAAAGACATGAACGACCTATCAAAGTTCATTACCGACAGCAGTGACCTCGTTGCCTTCTCGGCAATCCAGTTCGGCCAAGAAGCCGGTGACCATCAACTGATGCGTCGATTGACAACGCAAGGCAAGGGTCAATACCGTGTGGTCAAGAATCAAGACGAAGCCCACGTGCAGTTTCTTGATCAAATCCAAATGCAACGGATTTGTATCGCTCGGAAAGTTGACTTGAGAATCGAATTCAATCCTGGCGAAGTGAAAGCGTATCGGTTGATTGGCTTCGAAGATCAACTGACCGGCGTCATCGCTCCCGCTGAAGGCAACCTGACTGACGGCAGGTTTACGCAGAGTGGTCTATCGGGTGACATTTTTGCCGGACACGCTGTCACCGCCCTTTACGAAATCATCCCGCAACATGGTCCCGCAAACGAGGCGTCTGAAAAATCCACATTCAGCGGCCTCAAGTATCAAACGCCCGTCGCACTCAACGACATTGCCAATAATGGCGAAGTCCTGACGCTTAGTTTGCAGTACAAAGCCCCAGAGCAGGATCAGACGCGGTCTGTCGAAATCAGCTTGGTCGATGTGGGAACCTCATTCGATGAAGCTTCTGAGGACTTTCGCTTCGCAAGCGCAGTCGCCGCGTTCGGGATGCTTCTGCGAAGTCCTTCTCACCACATCACGATTCGCCACGCTGACGATAGCCCCGTTGATGACGGCGACTCGGACTTTGAATTTGTTCAAAAGATCGCTGCCAATTCGATGGGTGAAGATCCGACCGGTTTCCGCAGCGATTTTGTTTCCATGGTTAAGCAAGCCGGTCGAGTGATTGCGAATCAACACGGTTAGTGGCTTGATTGGTTGACTCGATGGTTTTCGGCATCACGGGGACCGTGATGGGTACAAACAAAACTCACCCCAAAGTACCCGGCACGCTCCGCCGTGCCGACATACAACCATTCCCACCAAAACAGCGCTCGCTGCATCACGGGGACCGTGATGGGTACAAATAAACTCACCCAAAGTACCCGGCACGCTCCGTCGTGCCGACACACACTACCATCCCCACAAAAACAGTACCGCTGCATCACGGGGACCGTGATGGGTACAAACAAAGCTCCCCAAAGTACCCGGCACGCTCCGCCGTGCCGACATACAACCATTCCCACAAAAACAGCGCTCGCTGCATCACAGGGACTGTGATGGGTGCCGAAACAGTCCACAGCAACTGATTGCCTGAACCAAGATTGTTACACTGATGGCTCTTTCCTCCATCATGTGAAAATCCAATGCGCTGGTTCGAGATCGATAACGTTGACGAAGTCCCTTCTCCCTCTTTGCTGATCGATGTTGATCGCGTCAAACGCAACATCCAGCGGATGATTCAGTGGTGCGGCGATCGTGGCCCCGGCGTCTTGCGACCGCACGTCAAAACGCACAAGCTTCCGCAAATCATCGATCTCAAGCGGCAGGCAGGTATCGACAAATTCAAAACGTCAACCATCGCCGAATGTGAAATGACGGCCGAGGCGGGCGGCACAGATATCTTGCTGGCCTACCAACCCGTTGGTCCCAATCTCGATCGACTTCTAACGCTGATCGAACGATTTGATCATTCTCGGTTTTCGACAATTGTCGACTGTCCCGAAATCGCACAGCAGTTGGCACAACAAGCTCATTTGCGCAACCTCGTCGTCGATGTCTATGTGGACTTGAATGTGGGGATGGACCGAACTGGCATCCGTATAGGCGATAGCGCCGAACAGCTTTATCGGTTCATCCAAGAAAGCGAATCATTGAACGCGGTGGGACTGCACGCCTATGACGGTCACATTCATCACACCGACACTTCGACCGTGGTCAAATTGATGGACGAAGCTTTCGAACCGGTATGGCAATGGATAGACTCGATCAGGCAACGTGGATTGGTCGTTCCCAAAGTCGTCGGGTGCGGAACGCCGACTTCGGAACTGATGCTGCAGCGGTCCGTTGATTTTGACATCGAAGTCAGCGCGGGAACTTCCGTGCTTTGGGATGCCGGCCAACCGACGTTTTCACCACCGATGGAATTCGAAAACGCGGCTTTGGTTTTGGGCAGAGTGATCAGTCGACCGACTGAGCAGACCTTGTGTATCGACGTCGGCCATAAATCCGTGGGCTCCGAAATGCAGCCGCCGAGGATCATTTTCCAAGGCTTGGAAGACGCTTCATTTGTGATGCAAAGCGAAGAACACTTGGTGCTAAAAACGGAAAGGGCCCAGCAATACGGCATCGGCCACGTTTTCTACGGGGCACCAATTCATGTCTGCCCAACCGTTGCGTTGTACGATCATGCTTGGTGCGTCAAGGATGGCAAAGCGATCGAACGCTGGCCGATCGTTGCCCGAGCACGAAGGATCACGATCTAGCAAATAATGTTGCCAAAGGGTGCTGCTAAACAGTGATCTAAATCAATAATCCTGTGAGCGTTCATGCCGGATCATTTCTGGAGCCGCGGGCATCGAAGGCTGGAATGGATCAAATGAATTCATCCGTGCATCGATGACACGCTTGACTTGCTCACGAAACTCGGGATTGTCAGCCAGCTTCATGACGGCGGGACTGTTCATCAGGTAGATCAACGTTTCCTGCTGAACCGGTTGCCCACCCTGCAAAACGGCAGCCAGCTTGGGATCGTTCTGAAGCTCGCGGACTGCCTTGGAGACCTCCGCGTTGTTCTGTAACGCTTGGACTTCGGGAGCGGTCAACAAACGGTCCAAACCGCCAGGCGATGTGAATTCTCGAACAGCAACGGGAAACTTTTGCGTTTCGGCCAGCGGTTCGATTTTTTCAAACGGGTTATAGTCGCGAACGATTGGCCCCACGGTACTTTGCCGTGTTCGTGACGCCCATTGGTCGACCCAAGCGGCGACAGCGTTGTTTTTTAGGTCCGCACCCCGCTGCCACATTTGGATACTGATCAAGCCACCCAAGACCAGCCATACCATCACGGTCCCTTCGATCGCCCCGAGCAAGAACCCACCGTAGTGATTCACTTGGGCAAGCCATTGTCGACGAGCGATCAGTTGTCCCAAGACCGTGGCGACAAGCATCGAGACCAACATCGAAATCAGAATTCCGGAAATGCCGATGCAAAGAAAGCGGTTCGCCAAACCGGTCGATTGGAAATACTGCGTGCCGTATGGCTCCAGATATGGCGTTGCCAGTGGTGCCAAGTAGACCGCCGCCCCCAATCCCAACAGGCTAGACGCGATCCCAATGATCCCCATCTTGAAAGCGACCATTGACATCAAGGAAATCGCGACCAAACAGATCGCGGTCACAATGTCACCTTGGCGAAAGAAATAAAACGCCCCTGCCATGGTAGCCATCGTGATGACGATCATCAGCCACGGATTCATTTGAACCGGCTTGGGTTTCGTCGCAGGCTTTCGTTTTGGTGTGGGATCGCCCGGCTGGCTCATAGTGTTTGATGGGACTGTGAAAACTCGATCGCGAATCCAAGTGCAGTTTGCGCTGTTCCGGTAGGCACGACGAATGTGGCGACAGGGCGCAGGTGCACCAGTTTAGGTCATGGATAGGTGACCGAAGGCGTCGCGACAGGCATCATCCATCCTGTGCGGCAGATAGGACGATTGCACAAAAAAACGCAAAGCCGCCGTGAAGGTGACTTTGCGTTCTAATTTTAAAGCTGTCTGTAACAGACTACTGATTCAGGCTTTCGCTGATGACTTCACGGTTGGCACGTGTTCCCAACGATCCCCACAAACCGTAAGGGCTGGGTGAGCCGGGTGAACGTGGGCCGGTTCCGTAGGTCGCCACCGTTCCGATGCTTGGGTTACCGGCTTCGATCGAATCGGTCAAAAAGACAACAGCACCATCGCCCATCAGCACGTGAACCCCACCCTGGTGGCGGCTGCTAGCGGACAAAACACCTGGTGATGTATCGCCGAGCGACATACAGGTATGGCTGTTCGGTGGCAGGATCGTGTTCATCGCGGTGTAAGGCTGGCATCCGCTGGCCCAGCGGAATCCACGGCCTTGGTTGCCAGCGGCAACGTCGGTCAAACTTGGATCCCAGAAACTTGGTCGCTCGGGATCGATATCGGGACTACATGACAACGGATTGTTTCGCAGACCGGTAAAAGTTCCTGGGGCAAAGTTGTGCGTCAGGGTACGAACATCGCGGTCACCAAGATCGGTTGCGATTTCGCCCATCATGATCGTGTTGGAAAGTCCGTCCAAGATGTCACGGAACTTCATCGCACGACGTGGAACAAAAACACCACGGCAAGACGCAAGCACACTTTCGTTGCTGGCCGTGTGGACTTCGATCTTTGGCCAGCCACGCAAGTTGAACCAGTAAGGACCGTTGTCGGTGTAGTGCAACGCGTCACCCAAGCATGCGGCATAGTTGCTGCGTCCCATCGCTGGCAAGCCTTGCCCAGGGTCACTGGGGCAACGCAGCGTTGGGATCTCGGTCATCCATGGCGGATAGGCATTGTTACGTTGATTGACGATGACAACGTCGTTGTCTTCTTCGGTTGGGGTCGGCCCCATCGCTGGCCATGGCGGGTTCCGTGGCGTGTTGGGATTGTTCAAATCCTTTGAGTTCGGATTGGAGATCGAATCCCACAAACCCTGTTGCTCGAAGAACGGAGTCAGACCGACGAAGACGCTCAACATCATCATGTTGCAATCGTCACCGTAGCCACTGAACCAACTTGCCTGTGCCGGAAGACGACGCGTTCCACCCATGTGCGTTGGCAGTTGCTTGAACGCCGAGTGATAGTTGTGAGCGGCGAGCCCGATCTGTTTGAAGTTATTGCTGCAGCTCATTCGACGTGCTGCTTCACGTGCCGCTTGAACGGCGGGCAACAACAGGCCTACCAAAATTCCGATGATCGCGATCACGACCAACAGCTCGACAAGGGTGAAACCTTTCGAGCCGGAACTGTTTCGAATCATTACGATACCTAGACTTAAAAAGTCGACGAATAAAGGATAGATAGAAGTTTGACGTCGTGAACTCCATCCTAGACGCCGCTATAGCAATCCGTTCCCGCCACGTACTCCGTCGTCGGAACCGATCGCTTTTGTCTTGTCTCGCGGAACCGTGGCCCTACTGACGCTGAGCCGCCAGTGCCTCTTTCTCACGATCGCGGTTAGACTGCTCTTGTTCGGTCATCTCGTAATCGACTGGCTCGATCACAGTGGTCTCTTTCGAGCCACAACCGCTTGTCGTCACCAAGGCCATCATCACAACCAATGTGGTCAACAGAAGCTTCATGAATCTTGATTCCGGTTTGGAGAATTGACTCGCACTTCGCCCTATGCGGTGCGATGTTAACGCTGCGTTTTGCGTTTATCTTCGGTTAAGACGTGGGTTAATTTGGTCAATTGACAATCAGCTGACCAGCACTTTGTTGGGGTATCCGCAAATGCACGAGCGGAGGTGTTACGCAAAGGTGGTCGAAATCACCGTTAGCGGAGCATCAATAGCCTCTATCTTTCCCAACTTTGCTGGGACGCAAAGTTTTTTTTGGTGAATAATTGATGAAGGTGACAAATGTCGGCATCTACCGCGTCATTTCATGTTCGATATGACTGAAAAATCAACTGGCGAATCCACGCACCCGAACCACCAGTCGTCGCCAACATCAACACGAAGCACAACGTTTTTGGCGGCATCATCTATCGCT
This is a stretch of genomic DNA from Stieleria sp. JC731. It encodes these proteins:
- a CDS encoding D-TA family PLP-dependent enzyme yields the protein MRWFEIDNVDEVPSPSLLIDVDRVKRNIQRMIQWCGDRGPGVLRPHVKTHKLPQIIDLKRQAGIDKFKTSTIAECEMTAEAGGTDILLAYQPVGPNLDRLLTLIERFDHSRFSTIVDCPEIAQQLAQQAHLRNLVVDVYVDLNVGMDRTGIRIGDSAEQLYRFIQESESLNAVGLHAYDGHIHHTDTSTVVKLMDEAFEPVWQWIDSIRQRGLVVPKVVGCGTPTSELMLQRSVDFDIEVSAGTSVLWDAGQPTFSPPMEFENAALVLGRVISRPTEQTLCIDVGHKSVGSEMQPPRIIFQGLEDASFVMQSEEHLVLKTERAQQYGIGHVFYGAPIHVCPTVALYDHAWCVKDGKAIERWPIVARARRITI
- a CDS encoding DUF1559 domain-containing protein, with the protein product MIRNSSGSKGFTLVELLVVIAIIGILVGLLLPAVQAAREAARRMSCSNNFKQIGLAAHNYHSAFKQLPTHMGGTRRLPAQASWFSGYGDDCNMMMLSVFVGLTPFFEQQGLWDSISNPNSKDLNNPNTPRNPPWPAMGPTPTEEDNDVVIVNQRNNAYPPWMTEIPTLRCPSDPGQGLPAMGRSNYAACLGDALHYTDNGPYWFNLRGWPKIEVHTASNESVLASCRGVFVPRRAMKFRDILDGLSNTIMMGEIATDLGDRDVRTLTHNFAPGTFTGLRNNPLSCSPDIDPERPSFWDPSLTDVAAGNQGRGFRWASGCQPYTAMNTILPPNSHTCMSLGDTSPGVLSASSRHQGGVHVLMGDGAVVFLTDSIEAGNPSIGTVATYGTGPRSPGSPSPYGLWGSLGTRANREVISESLNQ
- a CDS encoding CvpA family protein encodes the protein MIVITMATMAGAFYFFRQGDIVTAICLVAISLMSMVAFKMGIIGIASSLLGLGAAVYLAPLATPYLEPYGTQYFQSTGLANRFLCIGISGILISMLVSMLVATVLGQLIARRQWLAQVNHYGGFLLGAIEGTVMVWLVLGGLISIQMWQRGADLKNNAVAAWVDQWASRTRQSTVGPIVRDYNPFEKIEPLAETQKFPVAVREFTSPGGLDRLLTAPEVQALQNNAEVSKAVRELQNDPKLAAVLQGGQPVQQETLIYLMNSPAVMKLADNPEFREQVKRVIDARMNSFDPFQPSMPAAPEMIRHERSQDY
- a CDS encoding von Willebrand factor type A domain-containing protein yields the protein MKPPSDSDLPADSNQYNQWLNEQATAYVFNELTAQQQAEFVSLMNESESLREMVNSIRDAAATLQGEFASVSRPLQTNNRNAIEAAIRQAERFPAPPVEAYRPQSSSSSFGWGLAIAATLLLACGLTFPALNRVISARTETEFLRSRMQEVERQNRELADRNQQFENQIQELRTQLAADRKRQLDSESAIPIIADATGNTRSPDPNGVTGDVTDAGTATTNVSDIAMSGSNNDSRPVRAADIATDADNEVRIADVDRDRDIAAEVLATERMMDDTLKSNTGSFAQSIAGPRRGLFESAAVIPVSSFPVSVENDSYLNVRQLLAKKRLPTTNQVRVEQLVNHFDYEYKAPEQSDAFSVSMDIASCPWNPSNRLARIGIQGRQNNEPRRPANLVFLIDVSGSMNQAEKLPLATRGLMTIADQLDKDDSIAIVVYSGSKGSAKGLVLDATTGNHKREIVDAIAQLRSGGSNKQTGPIQLAYKIAKQRYIPGGNNSVVLCTDDDCNVGFKDMNDLSKFITDSSDLVAFSAIQFGQEAGDHQLMRRLTTQGKGQYRVVKNQDEAHVQFLDQIQMQRICIARKVDLRIEFNPGEVKAYRLIGFEDQLTGVIAPAEGNLTDGRFTQSGLSGDIFAGHAVTALYEIIPQHGPANEASEKSTFSGLKYQTPVALNDIANNGEVLTLSLQYKAPEQDQTRSVEISLVDVGTSFDEASEDFRFASAVAAFGMLLRSPSHHITIRHADDSPVDDGDSDFEFVQKIAANSMGEDPTGFRSDFVSMVKQAGRVIANQHG